The DNA window GCACACCTTCCCCCGTCCGGATGGCTGCCGTGCTGTCCACCGAGCATCGCGGCCTGCTGATGTCCCAGGCCCGCGAGGTCAATTTTCCCGAGGGTGCGCGGATCTTCGACGAGGGCACCCGGGCGGAGTCTTTCTGGATCGTGCGCTCCGGCACGGTGACCCTGCAGATCCCGGTGGCCGGCCGGCGCCCGCCCGCGCCGGTGGAGAACCTCGGTCCCGGTGAGCTGGTGGGCTGGTCCTGGCTGTTCCCTCCGTACGCGTGGCAGCTGAGCGCCGAGGCCATGACGCCGGTGCGCGCGTACGAGTTCGACGGCGCGAGGGTGCGGATGCTCATGGACGCCGATCCCGCCTTCGGGTCCGCGATCGGCCACTGGGTCGGGCGGGTCCTGGCTCTGCGGCTGCACCAGACCCGCACCCGGCTCCTCGACCTGTACGCGCCGCGCGCCTCGGCGAGCTGACGGGCCCACCCCCGGGACGGGCGCGCGGGGACACCGCCGCCCGGACGGCCGCGCGCCGCGGAGAGCACCGCCAGGGCCGCGCAGTCACCCCGCCGTCGCGCCGAGGCCTCCCCGGGCCCCCATGGCCGCCCGGTGCCGTTTCGGAGGGGTTTCGGGGATGTCTCCGGTCGGTGTTCGGCCGATTCGGCGGCCCGCTCCGGTACAGGTGAGCCGATGCCGCACCGCTGCGGACTGCGCTCATCCGTACACGATCGGTGACGAAAAACTGCGGTGCGAACGGGCGTTCACGGCCCGGGTGGGCAAGACTCTGTCCGCTATCCGAAACAGCAACCCAAAAGGGAGTGTTCGCAATGCGGTCCATCACCAGGGGTCTCGGGCTCGGTTCCGCCGCCATGGCGCTCACCGCGCTCACCGCGCTGGCCTGGCCAGGGTCGGCCGGAGCCGCCCCCTCCGGCACGGAAAGCCTGTATGCCCCGTCCGCGCTCGTCCTCGGGTTGACCGCCGGGGACGACACCGCGACCGGCACCGTGCTGCGCGCGGTGACGCTGGTGTGCGCACCGACACCGGGAGGGACGCACCCCGACCCGGCCGCCGCCTGTGCCGAGTTACGGTCGAACGCCCCGGCACTCGACGCCCTCGCGGCGCCCGAGCCCGGCACCGCGTGCACCAAGGAGTGGAACCCCATGACGGTGACGGCCGACGGGGTGTGGCAGGGCAGCCGGCTGAACTACGCCTACACCTTCGGCAACCCGTGCGGCATGCGCAACACCAGCGGCGCGCTGTTCGACTTCTGACGGCCACGCGGTCCGGGCACCGGCCGGGCGGTCCGTCGACAGCCGCCGGGCCGGGCAACCCCCGCCCCGGTCAGCCCAGTTCGAGGCTGGTGACCCCGTAGAGGCCGGCCAGTTCGAGTGCGGGCGCCGGGCCGGTGTACATCCGGGCGGTCTCGAAGACCGGGACCAGCCCGAGGCTCGCGAGCAGCGGGGCGGCCCGCGGGTTGGCGTCCGGGACGTCCACGGACACCAACCCGCCGGGCGCGTGCTCCGCGAGCCCGCACAGCAGGGCGGCCGCCACCTCGGGGGTCGCCGCGTAGAGCGGGCCGACCCGGGCGGCTCCGCTGGACGGCCGGACCACGCCGACGCCCTCGATCCGGCCGTCGCGGACGGCGGCCAGTGCCGTCCGGCCGGGCAGCCCGGTCCACGCGGAGAGGAAGGCGTCGCGGGCCTCGGGGAAGAACCGACGGTCGTAGGCGGCGAGTTGGCCGAAGGGCAGCGAGGCCGCGTCCACCAGCTCCACGCCCCCGGCGCCCGGCGCCCCGCCCCGCGGAGCGCCTTCGTGGCGGACGTTGTTCCAGGCGTGGCGGAAGCCGGACCTGCGGTAGTTCTCCTGCTGCTCGACCACCCCGTCCAGGCCGACGAGCCGCCCCTCGAGCCGCTTCATCGCCGCGTCCCACAGCCGGATGCCGTAGCCCTGGCCGCGGAAGGCGGGACGGGCGATGTAGAAGCCGATGAAGCCGAAGCCGGCGCCGTACCGGACCGCGGAGACACAGGCCGCCGGTTCGCCGTCGAGCCGGCCGACGAGGAAGCCCTCCGGATCGGCGACCGCGAAGGCGAACCGGTCCGAGTCCCCCGGGTTCCAGCCCTCTTCGTCGGCCCAGCCCCGGATCATCTCCATGTCTGCGGCGCTCGCGCCGGTGATCTGGAATCCAGTCATGCCGATGTTGTAGCAGTCCGGGAAGACCGGGAGGGACCGGTCCGCCGAACGGGTGTCAGCCCGCGCAGATCACGTCGTCGACGCGGATGGGCTGGGAGTCCAGGCGTACGTAGGCGGTGAAGGTGTCGGTGAGTCCCGCCTCCCAGTGGGTGGTGACGGTGGCCCAGCCGATCTCGGCCGACTGGGCCACGGTCACCGGCCCCACGACGATCTGCCGCGGCACGCTCTGCGCGCAGAGCAGGACGTCGGCGTCCGGGCTCTCCTTCTGCCTGTCCTTGAGCACCTGCGAGACCCGTGTCTCGCGGTCGTACGGGGTCGGGCCGTGTTCGCCGTAGAAGCCGACGAGGAAGCGGCCGATCACATCGGCGGAGTGCCGCTCCGGCACCGGGGATGCCACCACCGGCGCCGCGAGGGCGGTAACGGACGACAGGGTCGCCGGCGCCAGCAGGGTCAGCAGCAGGGCGCCAAGGCTGTACGGCTTGAGCTTCATGCCGGGTTTGTACCCGCCCATCGCGGCCGAGGGCCAAGGCGCGGCCCGGATCTCACCCCTGCGGAGGGCCTGATTCACCGCAGACGGCCGAACGGGTGGCACGGCAAAACGGCTCGCGGCCGCCCGGGGCCGGTACGTAGGGTCGGATCATGGGGAAACCGCTCGTCGCAGTGTTCAGTGGGGCCGGGATGTCCACCGATTCCGGGATTCCGGACTACCGGGGGCCGCAGGGGCTGTGGAGGCGCGAGCCCGACGCCGAGAAGCTCGTGACGTACGAGTACTACATGGCCGACCCCGAGATCCGGCGCCGGTCCTGGCTGATGCGCGCCGAGCTCGGCGCGCCAGGGCCCCGGCCCAACGCCGCGCACCTCGCCGTGGCGGAGCTGGAGCGCGGCGGGACCCCGGTGCGGGTCATCACGCAGAACGTGGACGGGCTGCACCAGCTCGCCGGGATGCCCGCCCGCAAGGTGTTCGAGCTGCACGGCACGGCTCGGTCGGTGGTGTGCACGGCCTGCCGCGCCCGGACCCCGATGGACGAGGCGCTGGCCCGGGTCGCCGCCGGGGAGCCGGACCCCGCCTGCCTGGCGTGCGGCGGCATCCTCAAGGCGGCGACGGTGATGTTCGGCGAGCGGCTCGACCCCGGGGTGCTGGGCCAGGCGATGGCCGTGGCCAAAGGCTGCGAGGTCTTCATCGCCGTCGGGTCCACCCTCCAGGTGCAGCCCGCGGCCTCGCTGGCCGGCATGGCGGCGGAAGCCGGGGCCCGGCTGATCATCGTGAACGCCGAGGAGACCCCGTACGACTCACTCGCCGACGAGATCGTCCGCGAACCGATCGGCAGCGCCCTGCCCCGGCTCCTGGCCCGGATCGCCGGCTAGCCGGAGAACCCGTCGGCCGCCCGCCGCATCTCCGCCACGTCCAGCTTCTTCATCTTCAGCATGGCGGCCGTGGCCCGGGCGGCCCGCTCCGGGTCGTGGTCGCCGATCAGGTCGATGGCGCCCGGCGGGATGACCTGCCAGGACAGCCCGAACCTGTCCTTGACCCAGCCGCAGTCGGACTCCTCGCCACCGTCCTTGGTCAGCTCGGCGTGGTAGTAGTCCGCCTCCGCCTCGTCGGCGCAGTGGATCTGGAAGGAGATCGCCTCCGAGAAGGTGAACTGCGGGCCGCCGTTGAGGCCGATGAACTTCTGCCCGTTGATCTCGAACTCGACCACCATCACCGACCCGGGCTCCCCGGGGCCCGCGTCCGTGTACCGGCCGATCCGGCCGATCGTGCCGTCCTTGAACACGGACAGGTAGTAGTCGGCGGCCTCCTCCGCCCTGCCGTCGAACCAGAGGCACGTGGTGAATCCGCTGCTGCTCATGGCTGTCTCCTGTGAGTGCGTGCTGCGTGCGTACGTCCTCACATACAGACCGGCCCCGGGCCCGTAATTCATCGGTGGGCCCGGGGCGGTGCGTGATCGGGCGGGTGATTCGCCCGTACGGCCTACTTCGCGGGCTCGGCGCCCTTCGCGAGCATGCGGTCGACGACGCGCTCGGTGGCGTGGCCGTCGTCCAGGTCGCAGAACTCCTCGCGGAACGCCGCCCGCGCCGGCGCGTACTCCTCGCCGAGGGCGTCCGCGTTCTTCACGGCCTCGATCAGGCTCGCCGAGTCCGCCAGCAGCGGGCCGGGGGCCTTCGCCTCCAGGTCGAAGTTGAAGCCGCGCAGGGTGCTCTTGTAGTGCGCCAGGTCGTACGTGAAGAGCAGGATCGGCCGGTCGGTGTGCGAGAAGTCGAAGAGCGCGGAGGAGTAGTCCGAGATCAGCACGTCGGCGACCAGCAGCAGGTCGGTGGCGTCGGGCCAGCGGGACACGTCGATGACGAACCCGTCGCGGACGCCCTCGCGGACCTGCTCCCCCACGTGGTGGTGGCCGCGGACCAGCAGGACGTGGTCCTCGCCGAGCTCGCGGCGGGCCTGCTCCAGGTCGATCCGCAGGTCGAGCTTGTAGCCGCCGGACCAGCCCTCGCAGTTCTCCCGCCAGGTGGGCATGTACAGGACGACCTTCTTGCCCTCGGGCAGGCCGAGACGCCGCCGAACCTCGGCGACGCGGTCGGCGTCGGGCCGGACCAGTGCGTCCGTACGCGGGCTGCCGGCCTCGATGACCTCGCCGTCGTAGCCGAGGGCGCGCTTGAGGAGGGGCGTCGCGTACGAGCCGGGGGAGGCGAGCAGGGTCCACTGGGCGCTGTCGTGCGCCAGGCCCTCCAGGATCTCCGGGCTCGTGTAGTAGTCGTGCACGAAGTCGTGGCCGATCTGCTTGATCGGCGTGCCGTGCCAGGTCTGCACGACGACCTGCCCGGCGCGGCGCTCGAAGTGCGGCGGCACGTTGTCGTTGGTCACGTAGTAGCGGGCGCGGGCCAGCAGCTCCCAGGACTCCACACTGCCGTACTGCACGGCGCGGGCGGTCGCCGGGACCTCGGCGCGGCCGTCGCGGACCAGCCAGATGTGCTCCAGCTTCTCGCCGCGGCGCACCAGCTCCTCGTGGATGGCGCGGGGCGAGTCGCCGGCGCCGTTGCCCTGGAAGGCGTCGTAGACGACGACGTCCTTGACGGGCAGGGCGCGCTGCGCCGGGTAGGTCTCGAAGCGGGCGACGCGCTGGGCGTACCGGGAGCGGTCGTGCGGGCTGAGCAGCGGGTCGGCGACCAGCACCATGCGGTCGTGGAAGCGGGTCTCGACCCGCATCCGGCGGCCCTGCACGGTGAGGGGGTGCGGTCCGGCGAAGAGCAGGCCGGGGCTCATCTGCACGGGGGCGCCGCGGTCGACGCCCAGCAGGCCCGCGGTCGTGCCGCCCTGGGCGGCCGGGCGCAGGGTGGGCCACCAGCGGCCCTCGGGCAGCGTGGTGCGGCCCGCGTACGCCTCGGGGAGCACGGGTTCGAAGGTGGTCCGGAACGTGTCGCCGTCGCGGGTGACGGGGTAGCTGAACTCCATGCCGTGCGCGTTGTGCAGGACGAACTCGTACGGCTCGTCCACGGGCGCGACGAACCGGCCGCGCAGGCTCACGGTGCCGTCCTTGGCCTCGACGGCGTCGATGAGCGGCGGCGAGGGCTGCACGGAGAGGGTCAGGTGTCCGGTGGTGCCGCGCTTGGCGAAGAGCGCGCGGTCCGCGGTCCCGCCGGGCAGGGGCAGGACGAGTCCGGCGAAGCCGCCGCGCTCGTCGTGCGCCAGGCGGTGCTCGGTGCCGTCGGCGCCGATCACGGAGAGGCTCCAGGGCTCCGGGGTCCACTCGCCGGGCTCGCACGGGGCGTCCGGTACGGCGGCCAGGCCGGCCAGCGGCACGCGGGCGGTGAAGGGGGTGCGGCCGGACACCGGCGCACCGGTCTCCAGCGGGAAGGAGAGGGCGGTCTCGGTGGAGACGTGGACGGCGCGCAGGGTGGCGCCGGCGCCGACCGCGGCCGCGAGCTCGCCGATGATCTCGACGGCGTCGTCTCCGGCGGGCCGCACGTCCAGGGCGCGGGCGCGGACGATCTCGACCTGGATGGTGAGAGAGCTGGTGACCGTCGGGAGGACGCGGACGTCGGGGGCCACCCAGTGCGCGGGCGGGTTGTGGCCGGTGTCGTGCTCACCGCCCCTGAGGCGGGCGCGGTGCAGGCCGCCGGCTCCGGTGACGGCGACGGAGGTGGTCCATATCCCCTCGTGCCACTTGCCGCCCGACTGGAAGATCGAGGGGTCGACGACGGCGGTGAAGCCGGCCCAGTCGGCGTGCCGCAGCGCGAGGTGCGGGGCCTTCACGGTGGCCATCGGGGAGGCGACCGTGCGGGCGCTGACCACGGAGCGGCGCCGCTTGCCCCCCTCGCGGAAGATCAGCATCTTGCGGGAGCCGAGGCGGCTCTCCGCACCGAGGTGGCCGGGCAGGGCGTAGCCGCGCAGGAGCAGCTTGCCGTCGGCCCAGGCCGCCTGCTCCAGGCGGCTGACGACGCGGCGCTCGCGCGGGCCGAGCGTGAGGATCTTGGCGGGGACCGGCGGACGGCCCTGGAGGAACGGGTAGTCCGCCTGCGGGCGGGCGATGCCCTTGACCGGCACGCTGTAGTGGTAGTCGCGCTGGTGGTTCTGGAGGGCGATGAAGTCCTCGACGCGGCCTTCGCTGGCCAGGAAGGCCTTCAGGCGGTCGGCGACGGTCAGGTCGGACCAGGGGGCGGTGCCGATCTCGCGGACGAGGCCGCCGACCTCCTTGACGAACGCGGCGCGGAAGTCCGGGCCGCCTTCACCGACGTACTTGTATATGAGCGGGAGCTCCTCGCTCAGCACGTTGTAGTCGTAGTCGCGGAGGTAGCGGACGTACTTGGCGCCCTGCTTGGCCTTGAGGGACTCGCGGACCAGGCGGACGGACTTCACGCGGTCGATGAGCGAGACCGGGTCGGTGGAGCGCTGGGTGATGGAGCGCTCGCCGGTCTCGCGGACGCGCCAGTGGTAGACGCAGTCGCTGAGGATGTCGACGCTGGAGGCGAAGTAGTGCGCGGGGATGCTGACCGGGGCGTCCTCGTAGAGGATGCCCTCCGGGTACTGGAAGCCGTGCTCGTCCCAGAAGGTGCGCCGGTAGACCTTGTTCCACGCGGTGCGGTCGGTGACCAGCGCCGGGAACTTGGAGATGTGGGTCTTCAGCTGGGTCTTCGCGAAAGCCGCCCGGTGGCCCCAGGACTGCTGCATGCCGACGGAGCGGAAGCGCTTGACGTTGCCGCCGGCGAAGTCCGACCCCGTCTCGTCGAGGGCCTCGATCATCCGCTGGTAGGCGTAGTCCGGCATGGTGTCGTCGCTGTCGACGAAGGCCAGGTACTCGCTGTCCGGGTGGATGTGGCGGGCGCCCGCGTTGCGGGCGGCGCCGAGGCCGGCGTTCTCCTGCATGACGACCCGGAAGCGCTTGTCCCGTGCCGCGAAGGCCTTGGCGATGACGGCGCTGGTGTCCGTGGACCCGTCGTCGACGAGGACGGCCTCGAAGTCCTCGAAGGTCTGAGCGGCGATGGATTCCAGGCACTCGTCGAGGTAGAGCTCGACGTTGTAGACGGGGACGACGATGCTCAGGCGCGGGGGCATGGGTGGCAGGTTCTCCAGCATTTTGTGCTCTGTTGATGATCAGCTACTCACAGCATCTTACTAGCTCGCAGAATCATGAACTCCTCCGATACCGGGCATACCACGGCCGACCGCCGGGGCGGACGGCAAAGAATTCAGCCGCCCGCCACCTCGGCGACGCGCAGCCGCGCAGCCCGGCGGGGCGCGGCCGGGGGGGGTCCCCGGTCAGATCTCCAGCTCCGCCTCGATCCGGCTCAGCTGGTGCCGGGCCATCGCGAGGTTGGCCCGCCCCCGGTCGAGGGCGAGGTAGAGGAAGAAGCCCGAGGAGCCCCTGCCCTTCAAGAGGCGGATCAGGTGGTACTGGTTCCCCAAAGTGATGAGGATGTCCTCGATCTCGTCCTTGAGCCCCAGCATCTCCATCGTGCGGACCTTGGCGCGGACCACGTCCGTGTTGCCCGCCGCGGCGACCCCGAGGTCCAGGTCCTTGCCTCCGCCGACGGTGCCGAGGGCCATTCCGCTGCCGTAGTCGACCAGGGCGGCGCCGAGCGCGCCGTCGATGGTGGTGGTGGCTTCCTTGAGGGTGGTCTCGACGTTCGCCATGACTGGTTCCTCTTTCTCGTTCTCTGCTGGGCGTTACCGGCTCCGTGGGGTGGGCCGGCCGGTTCGGGTTCAGACGGGCAGCACGGGTGGGGCGGGCGGTACGGGCGGCAGGGGCGGGGCGGGGAGGGAGCCGGGCCCCCGCCGCCCGAGCGTGTGGTCGATGAGCTCGGCTATGCGCAGGCTGGAGCGCCGGGCCTCGAGGTGGAGGCGCCCGACGTTGACGCGCGTCTCCGCGGTCAGGGTGAGGACGGCCGCCTCGCCCGCCGCGTAGGTGGCCACGTAGCCGTGCTCACCGCGCACCAGCAGCTCCCGGAATCCGCCCTGGCCGGTGCTGTCGCTCAGCCGCTGGGCGACGCCGAGGGCGGCCGCGGTCAGGGCCGCGACGGTCTCGCCCTCGGCGGCGGCGCTGTCCTGGGCGAGCACGAGGCCGTCGGCGCTGGCGGCGAGGGCGCCGGTGAGCTGGGGCACGCGGGCCCGCAGCCTGCGCAGCTCGGCGAGTATCTCGGCCTCCGCCTCGGGCGGCACCGTGCTCATGTCTGCCTTCCTCCTTTCGGGCTGCCTCCGCTCGGAGCGTTCGGCTCGCAGGGCCGGTCGCAGCGGGAGCCTCACAGGCTTGCCTCCAGTGCGTCGCGTAACCGGCGGAGCAGCGCCACGTCCGGGGATTGGGCCTGGGTGATCCAGTCGGGCAGGGGTACCGCGATCGGCGGCGGGGCCGGGGTGTGCGGGGTCTCGACGAGTCCGGCCGCCGCGAGGCGCCGCACGTCGAGCAGCGTGTGGAAGGCGGGCCGGCCCAGTACCCAGGCGAGGTCCGCCGGGGTGCGCACGCCGTCGGCCTGGCGCAGCAGGAGCCGCTGCCGGGCGGTGATGGTCTGGCCGGGTGCGGCGGCCCGCGGTACCACCGGGGCCGTGTCGAGCAGCGGGTAGGGCCAGACCGCGTCGAGGAGTTCCCTGCGGCGCCGGGTCTCGCGTTCCACGGCGGCGGCCGGGACGGACCGGACGGAGCCGATCCAGTGGGTGGCCCCGCGGCGGAAGCGGGAGGGCCCGCTGCCCGGGGAGAGGGCGAAGAAGGCGGCGTCGAAGATGGCGGCCATGTGGCAGATCTCCAGCTCCCCGCCCGCGAGGCCGCCGCTGTCGACGAGGAAGCGGGCGACCTGGCGGCGGGCGCCGGCCCGGTCCACTGCCTCGCGCCACCGTTCGGGGGCGAGGCCGCCGCCGGTGGTGAGCAGGACGTCCAGGCCTGGCGTGGCCGGGCTCTCGGCGTGGACCACGTTGCCGTTCTCCAGGAAGAGGGTGCCCCGGTCGCGTAACAGGGCGCCGGTGGCGCGTTCGGCGGCGAGCCGGGTGAGGAGGGGGGAGACGGCGACGGACACGGTCGGGGCCGGGACGCTCATCTGAGTACCAGCCCCTCCGCCAGGGAGCGGAGTCTGAGGCGGGCGAGGGCGAGGTTGCCGTCGGTCCGGTCGAGCCACAGGTGCAGGAAGACGCTGCTGTCGAAACTCGTCTCGACGAAGCGCAGCACGTGGTAGCCGGTGCGGGTGGTGACGATCAGGTCCTCGACGGGCTGTCCGGTGGCGTCACCGGGGGCCGCCTCACCGAGTGCGGCGTCCGCCGCCGGGGCGAAGGACTCGTACTCGGCGGCGGCCCGGGCCAGCTCGGCGGTCTCGGCGGCGGTGGTCTCGTGGTCGCCCACGGGTGAGTCCCCCGCTGTGCCGAGGGCCAGTCCGCTGCTCCAGTCGACCAGCGCGGCCCCCCGCGCACCAGGCAGGGCCATGGCTTCGAGCAGGCATTCGTCGATCCCGGGCACGCGGGCTCCCCTCCCGGCCGGACGTGCGGAGTGCACGGTCGTACGGCGCGACAGGAGGGAACTTACTCAAGTTCCATACTGCGGAACGGCGTTCTGGCATTTTCCGCTGGAACATGCGCCGAACCGCGTGACAGCTTGGCCGGAACCCGTCGACTTCTGATCACGAAGCGAGCGGAAGATCGTCCGAGAGCCGGAACGAACCGCCCTCGCGCAGTACGTAGCCCTCGTGGCTGAGGGTGCGCAGCAGGTGGTAGACGCTGGGCAGGGGGATCCCGGTGAGCCGGGCGAGCCGCTTGGCGGTCACCCCGCCCTCGGCGTTCATCGCTTCCAGGAGGCGCAGCGCGCGCTGGACGGAACCGATCAGGGTGGGTGTGCTGTCCTTCTGGCCGTGGTCCTGGGTGCGGTGCTGGGTGTGGCTCTGGCACTGCTGGCTGTGGTCGGCGCCCATGAGTAGTCCCCCTGGTCCGGTACGAGGCCTGGCAGAGCCATCAAAGTCCCTCACCAGCCGCAAAACCAGCTGACTCGCGTAAACCTGAGCATAAGATCACCGGACCTCGGTCCAGTCCTCGAAGCGCCAGGCCTTGTCCGGGGCGAGGGCGTGCGGGGTTCCGGCGACGGTCAGGCCGGTCTCGCGGGGGGTGCCCTGTTCGAAGGCGAGGAGCAGGGAGCCGTCGGGCGCGGCCTGCGCCGAGTCGACGTGGCACAGGGTGAGTTCGCCGAGCAGGGCCAGGGGGTCGGCGGGCAGGGAGCAGCCCGCGGAGGGGGCCGTCCGTACGTCGCCCTCGCTGCCGTAGCCGACGCGCACCCAGCCGAAGGCCGGCTGTTCGAGGCGCCAGGAGGCGTCGATGTGCAGCCTGGTCTCCCGGTCCCAGGCCTCGTCGAGGAAGGTGATGACGTAGCTGGACCGGCGTTCGCCCACCTCGACGACGACCGCGTCCTCGAGCTCCTCGGGCGCGGGGGCACCCGCCGCCGGGGGTCGGCCGCCCCCGCTCCGGAAGCAGTGCGGGTCCAGGCAGTCGGGTACCGGATCGATGGCTGGGCCGTGCTCGGGGGCCAGGTCGACGAGTCCGGCCCACAGGGCGGGCACGCCGTGACGCAGGACCAGGGCGAGGACGTCGTCGGCGGCCCGGTCGGCGCTGCGCTCGTCGGTGATCGTCCACCAGTGGTCGTGCGGGTGGCCGAGCAGCCGCCCGATCCGCGTGTGCCATCCGACGGGCCCGACGCGATTGGCCGAAATCCTGCTCCCGAGCGCGGGGCGCCGCCTCCGCAGGGCCTCGTGGTCCTCGTGCAGGACGGCCCGCAGGTTGACCGTGAACCTGCACCGCTCCGCCCCGTCACCGTCGCCGGCACTGCGCTGGAACCCGACCAGCGCGTGATCGGGC is part of the Streptomyces subrutilus genome and encodes:
- a CDS encoding Crp/Fnr family transcriptional regulator, whose translation is MSTPSPVRMAAVLSTEHRGLLMSQAREVNFPEGARIFDEGTRAESFWIVRSGTVTLQIPVAGRRPPAPVENLGPGELVGWSWLFPPYAWQLSAEAMTPVRAYEFDGARVRMLMDADPAFGSAIGHWVGRVLALRLHQTRTRLLDLYAPRASAS
- a CDS encoding roadblock/LC7 domain-containing protein, producing the protein MSTVPPEAEAEILAELRRLRARVPQLTGALAASADGLVLAQDSAAAEGETVAALTAAALGVAQRLSDSTGQGGFRELLVRGEHGYVATYAAGEAAVLTLTAETRVNVGRLHLEARRSSLRIAELIDHTLGRRGPGSLPAPPLPPVPPAPPVLPV
- a CDS encoding DUF4304 domain-containing protein, which produces MNATDLFHQMLRRKIAPALRDAGFTGTGLEYRLRECAPDHALVGFQRSAGDGDGAERCRFTVNLRAVLHEDHEALRRRRPALGSRISANRVGPVGWHTRIGRLLGHPHDHWWTITDERSADRAADDVLALVLRHGVPALWAGLVDLAPEHGPAIDPVPDCLDPHCFRSGGGRPPAAGAPAPEELEDAVVVEVGERRSSYVITFLDEAWDRETRLHIDASWRLEQPAFGWVRVGYGSEGDVRTAPSAGCSLPADPLALLGELTLCHVDSAQAAPDGSLLLAFEQGTPRETGLTVAGTPHALAPDKAWRFEDWTEVR
- a CDS encoding helix-turn-helix domain-containing protein, with the protein product MGADHSQQCQSHTQHRTQDHGQKDSTPTLIGSVQRALRLLEAMNAEGGVTAKRLARLTGIPLPSVYHLLRTLSHEGYVLREGGSFRLSDDLPLAS
- a CDS encoding SSI family serine proteinase inhibitor translates to MRSITRGLGLGSAAMALTALTALAWPGSAGAAPSGTESLYAPSALVLGLTAGDDTATGTVLRAVTLVCAPTPGGTHPDPAAACAELRSNAPALDALAAPEPGTACTKEWNPMTVTADGVWQGSRLNYAYTFGNPCGMRNTSGALFDF
- a CDS encoding bifunctional glycosyltransferase/CDP-glycerol:glycerophosphate glycerophosphotransferase produces the protein MPPRLSIVVPVYNVELYLDECLESIAAQTFEDFEAVLVDDGSTDTSAVIAKAFAARDKRFRVVMQENAGLGAARNAGARHIHPDSEYLAFVDSDDTMPDYAYQRMIEALDETGSDFAGGNVKRFRSVGMQQSWGHRAAFAKTQLKTHISKFPALVTDRTAWNKVYRRTFWDEHGFQYPEGILYEDAPVSIPAHYFASSVDILSDCVYHWRVRETGERSITQRSTDPVSLIDRVKSVRLVRESLKAKQGAKYVRYLRDYDYNVLSEELPLIYKYVGEGGPDFRAAFVKEVGGLVREIGTAPWSDLTVADRLKAFLASEGRVEDFIALQNHQRDYHYSVPVKGIARPQADYPFLQGRPPVPAKILTLGPRERRVVSRLEQAAWADGKLLLRGYALPGHLGAESRLGSRKMLIFREGGKRRRSVVSARTVASPMATVKAPHLALRHADWAGFTAVVDPSIFQSGGKWHEGIWTTSVAVTGAGGLHRARLRGGEHDTGHNPPAHWVAPDVRVLPTVTSSLTIQVEIVRARALDVRPAGDDAVEIIGELAAAVGAGATLRAVHVSTETALSFPLETGAPVSGRTPFTARVPLAGLAAVPDAPCEPGEWTPEPWSLSVIGADGTEHRLAHDERGGFAGLVLPLPGGTADRALFAKRGTTGHLTLSVQPSPPLIDAVEAKDGTVSLRGRFVAPVDEPYEFVLHNAHGMEFSYPVTRDGDTFRTTFEPVLPEAYAGRTTLPEGRWWPTLRPAAQGGTTAGLLGVDRGAPVQMSPGLLFAGPHPLTVQGRRMRVETRFHDRMVLVADPLLSPHDRSRYAQRVARFETYPAQRALPVKDVVVYDAFQGNGAGDSPRAIHEELVRRGEKLEHIWLVRDGRAEVPATARAVQYGSVESWELLARARYYVTNDNVPPHFERRAGQVVVQTWHGTPIKQIGHDFVHDYYTSPEILEGLAHDSAQWTLLASPGSYATPLLKRALGYDGEVIEAGSPRTDALVRPDADRVAEVRRRLGLPEGKKVVLYMPTWRENCEGWSGGYKLDLRIDLEQARRELGEDHVLLVRGHHHVGEQVREGVRDGFVIDVSRWPDATDLLLVADVLISDYSSALFDFSHTDRPILLFTYDLAHYKSTLRGFNFDLEAKAPGPLLADSASLIEAVKNADALGEEYAPARAAFREEFCDLDDGHATERVVDRMLAKGAEPAK
- a CDS encoding VOC family protein: MSSSGFTTCLWFDGRAEEAADYYLSVFKDGTIGRIGRYTDAGPGEPGSVMVVEFEINGQKFIGLNGGPQFTFSEAISFQIHCADEAEADYYHAELTKDGGEESDCGWVKDRFGLSWQVIPPGAIDLIGDHDPERAARATAAMLKMKKLDVAEMRRAADGFSG
- a CDS encoding SIR2 family NAD-dependent protein deacylase; this encodes MGKPLVAVFSGAGMSTDSGIPDYRGPQGLWRREPDAEKLVTYEYYMADPEIRRRSWLMRAELGAPGPRPNAAHLAVAELERGGTPVRVITQNVDGLHQLAGMPARKVFELHGTARSVVCTACRARTPMDEALARVAAGEPDPACLACGGILKAATVMFGERLDPGVLGQAMAVAKGCEVFIAVGSTLQVQPAASLAGMAAEAGARLIIVNAEETPYDSLADEIVREPIGSALPRLLARIAG
- a CDS encoding GNAT family N-acetyltransferase — protein: MTGFQITGASAADMEMIRGWADEEGWNPGDSDRFAFAVADPEGFLVGRLDGEPAACVSAVRYGAGFGFIGFYIARPAFRGQGYGIRLWDAAMKRLEGRLVGLDGVVEQQENYRRSGFRHAWNNVRHEGAPRGGAPGAGGVELVDAASLPFGQLAAYDRRFFPEARDAFLSAWTGLPGRTALAAVRDGRIEGVGVVRPSSGAARVGPLYAATPEVAAALLCGLAEHAPGGLVSVDVPDANPRAAPLLASLGLVPVFETARMYTGPAPALELAGLYGVTSLELG